GCGAGGTCCGGGACGACGGAGGTCTGCACGCGGGATGTCTCCTGTGAAGGGCGATGCCGGTGGGGGTGGCCTGCATCGTGCCATACGTCACAGCGGGAGCGGAACAGTGGGGTCCGACTGTGTAGGTCAAGAAGCGGTCAACGCGAAGACGCCGCCGCCGAGTTCTCCGTGGGTCACGGGAACTCGGCGGCGGCGTCTTCGCGTTGTACGGGCGTCAGCCCCGGCGTCAGCCCTTGTTGGGGCCTTCGTAGTCATCGCCGTACGCGCCCTTGGCGGGGCGACGGCGGCGCATCGGAGGCTCCACACCGTCGGCGAGACGGCGGGCGGTGACGAGGAAGCCGGTGTGGCCGATCATCCGGTGGTCCGGGCGGACGGCCAGGCCCTCGACGTGCCAGTTGCGGATCATCGACTCCCAGGGCTGCGGCTCGGCGAAGCAGCCGATCTCGCGGATGGACTCGACGGTCCGTGCGAGCTGGGTCGTCGTCGCGACGTAGCAGCAGAGGATGCCGCCGGGCACGAGCGCCTTGGAGACGGCCTCCAGGCACTCCCAGGGGGCGAGCATGTCCAGGATGACGCGGTCGACGTCGGCGTCCGTCAGGTTGTCCTGGAGGTCGCCGACGGTGAGCTGCCAGGCGGGGTGCGGGCCGCCGAAGTAGCGCTCCACGTTCTGCTGGGCGATCTCGGCGAAGTCCTCGCGTCGCTCGTAGGAGTGCAGCATGCCGTGGTCACCGATGGCGCGCAGCAGGAAGCTGCTCAGCGAGCCGGAGCCCACCCCCGCCTCCACGACGCGGGCGCCGGGGAAGATGTCGGCGAAGGCCAGGATCTGTCCCGCGTCCTTGGGGTAGACCACGGCGGCGCCGCGGGGCATGGACAGGACATAGTCGGGGAGCAGGGGGCGCAGCGCGAGATAGGCGACGTTTCCCGTGGTACGGACAACACTGCCCTCGGGAGCCCCGATCAGCTCGTCGTGGGGGAAGGAACCCTTGTGGGTGTGGAAATTCTTCCCGGCCTCGAGCGTGAACGTGTAGTGGCGTCCCTTGGGGTCGGTGAGCTGGACCTGGTCCCCGACCTTGAAGGGCCCGCGTCGGCGGGCGGCACCGGTCGGTTCGGACATGTGACCAGCCTACCGGGCCCTTTGGGCCCCGGGGACCACACCGCCTGTGCGGCGAGTGGGCCGAGCCCTCTAAGTAGAGGGCCGGGCCATGGCGGCGACGAAGGCGCGCTCCACGTCCGCCGTGGACAGCACCCCGTAGATCTCGCCCGTCTCCTCGACCACCAGGTACTCCGTCGCGGGCGACGCCCTGAGCTTGTCCAGCAGGGCCTCCCCCGCCAGATCGGCCGAGACCTTCATGCCCTCGGTGAGGTCCTGGGCGAGGCCGCTCACGGCGACCCAGGGGCGGCGGTGCTCGGGGACGCCGACGATCGCCGTCTCGCGGACCAGGGCCGTCGGGTCGCCGTGCCCGTCGACGACGACCAGGGCGCGGGCGCCGGCCTCGTTGGCGCGGCGCAGGGCCTCGGAGAGCGGGGTGTTGGACTCGACGGGGACGGCGCGCCTGGTGAGCGTGCGGGCCTCGAGCTCGGGCAGGTGTTCGCGCAGCCGCGCCATGCGCAGGCTGTTGCCCGCCCCGGTCCAGATGATCGCGGCGAGGATCGCGGCCAGCAGCGCGTCGGTGACGGTCTCCATGCCGCCGATGTCCTCGGTCGCGTTGCCGAGGGCGCCGGTGTGGGTGAGGAGCGGGAGGCCGATCAGGACGGCGACCGCGAGCGCCCGGCCGACCCAGGCCGCGGCGACCGTGCCGGCCATCGGTTTGCCGGTGATCTTCCAGACGACGGCGCGGAGCATCCGGCCGCCGTCCAGCGGCAGTCCGGGCAGCAGGTTGAAGGCGGCGACGATGAGGTTGGAGATCATCAGGCCCGCGAGCAGGACGCCGGGTACGGTGCCCGGCTCGACGGCCATCATCCCGAGGTAGAAGACGCCGGACAGCACGAGCGAGAGCAGCGGCCCGACGAAGGCGAGGATGAACTCGCGGCCGGGCGTCTCGGACTCCTTCTCGATCTCCGAGACGCCGCCGAAGAACTGGAGCTGGATGCGGCGCACCGGCAGTTTGAAGCGCAGCGCGGCGACGGTGTGTGCGAGTTCGTGCACGAGCACCGAGGCGTAGAAGGCGACCGCGAAGAACAGCGAGACGAGATAGCGGACGCCGCCGAGCTCGGGGAGCACCCGGTCCAGCTGGCCGCCGAACACCCAGGTGATCAGGGCGGCGACGATGAACCAGCTGGGGGCGACATAGACCGGCACGCCGAAGGGACGGCCCATGAGGATGCCGCCGCCGGGGCCGTCGGAGCGCCGCGGCTTGCCACCGTCGGGGTTCGATCCCCCCGTACCGGACTGCGGCCGCTTGCGCTCACCGCTCATGTCGTCCTGGTTCACAGGTTCCCTTCGTTGCGTATGCGTCGTGTATGCGTCATTCACTTGATCATGCAGTGCGCAGGGTCTGACGTCGATGGTATTGCGCTCGCTGTCAGTGGCGGGTCGTAGGGTCTGAGTCATGAGTACGAGCCAGCAGCCCACATCGCTGTCGCCGTCGCGGGCGAGCGACTTCATGCAGTGTCCCCTGCTGTACCGGTTCCGGGTGATCGACAAGCTGCCGGAGAAGCCCAGTGAGGCAGCTACCCGGGGCACGCTCGTGCACGCGGTGCTGGAGCGTCTCTTCGACGACCCGGCGGCGGAGCGCACGGTTCCGCGCGCGAAGGCGATGATCCCGGGGCAGTGGGACCGGCTGCTGGAGACGAAGCCGGAGCTGAGCGAGCTGTTCGCCGAGGATGCCGGGGGCGAGCGGCTCACCGGCTGGCTGGGCGAGGCGGAGCAGCTGGTCGAGCGCTGGTTCTCGCTGGAGGACCCGACCCGTCTGGAGCCCGCCGAGCGGGAGATGTTCGTCGAGACGGAGCTGGAGTCGGGGCTGCGGCTGCGCGGAGTCATCGACCGGGTCGACGTGGCGCCCACCGGCGAGGTGCGGATCGTCGACTACAAGACGGGCAAGGCCCCGCGCCCGGAGTACAGCGAGGGCGCCCTGTTCCAGATGAAGTTCTACGCCCTGGTGATCTGGCGCCTGAAGAACGTCGTGCCCCGCCGGCTGCAACTGGTGTATCTGGGCAGCGGCGATGTGCTGACGTACGACCCGGTCCCGGCGGACCTGGAGCGTATGGAGCGCAAACTGCTGGCGCTGTGGGACGCGATCAAGGAGGCCACCGGGACGGGTGACTGGCGGCCGCGGCCGACCAAGCTGTGCGGCTGGTGCGACCACCAGGCGGTCTGTCCGGAATTCGGTGGCACTCCCCCGGTTTATCCGCTGAGCATTTCCCCGGCCGATTCCGCGGAGGATGGTCAGGGCAGAATGGGCCCGGTCTAGGTGAAGGAGTAGTACCCGTGGCTATCCGCGTCCTACTGGTCGACGACCAACCGCTGCTGCGTACCGGCTTCCGGATGATCCTGGAGGCGGAGCAGGACATCGCGGTCGTCGGCGAGGCCGGGGACGGCCTCCAGGCCCTCGACCAGGTGCGGGCGCTGCAGCCCGATGTGGTGCTGATGGACATCCGGATGCCGCGGATGGACGGGGTCGAGGCGACCCGGCAGATCAGCGGCCCCGGCCGGGACGGATCGGCGAAGGTGCTGGTACTGACCACCTTCGACCTCGATGAGTACGTGGTGGAGGCGCTGCGTGCCGGCGCCAGCGGTTTCCTGCTGAAGGACGCGCCCGCCAATGAGCTCGTGCAGGCGATCCGGGTGGTCGCGGCGGGCGAGGCGATGCTGGCGCCGAGCATCACCCGCAGGCTGCTCGACAAGTACGCGGACCATCTGCCGTCCGGCGAGGAGCCGGTCCCCGACACGCTGCACACGCTGACCGAGCGCGAGGTGGAGGTGCTCAAACTGGTCGCGCGGGGGATGTCCAACGCCGAGATCGCCGCGGATCTGTTCGTCAGCGAGACGACTGTCAAGACGCATGTGGGCCATGTCCTGACGAAGCTGAGCCTGCGCGACCGGGTCCAGGCCGCGGTGTACGCGTACGAGAGCGGCCTGGTGCGCCCCGGCGCGCAGTAGCTCGACCCAGATCACCTCAGATCGCCGCGGATCACCGGAGCACGGCAAGCGGCGGCGGGCAGATGCCCGCCGCCGGTCATTCTCAGCCTTGTTTCGCAGTGTCCTCGCCGGTCACCGCAGGGGTCACACGGTGCCGCGGCCCAGCTCCCACAGCTGCAGGTCGGAGCTGGAGTTGAGCACCCACTCGACGCCGGTCACGCCGACGCGGGCGGCGACGTACTGCTTGCCCTGCCACAGCGGCAGGAACGGCACGTCGGTGGCGACGATGTCCTGGATCTGCGTGAATGCCTTGGACGCGGAGGTGCGGTCGGCGGCACGGCGCGACTGCGGGATGAGTTCGCGTGCCACGGTGCTCAC
The Streptomyces lunaelactis genome window above contains:
- a CDS encoding tRNA (adenine-N1)-methyltransferase; amino-acid sequence: MSEPTGAARRRGPFKVGDQVQLTDPKGRHYTFTLEAGKNFHTHKGSFPHDELIGAPEGSVVRTTGNVAYLALRPLLPDYVLSMPRGAAVVYPKDAGQILAFADIFPGARVVEAGVGSGSLSSFLLRAIGDHGMLHSYERREDFAEIAQQNVERYFGGPHPAWQLTVGDLQDNLTDADVDRVILDMLAPWECLEAVSKALVPGGILCCYVATTTQLARTVESIREIGCFAEPQPWESMIRNWHVEGLAVRPDHRMIGHTGFLVTARRLADGVEPPMRRRRPAKGAYGDDYEGPNKG
- a CDS encoding site-2 protease family protein; the protein is MSGERKRPQSGTGGSNPDGGKPRRSDGPGGGILMGRPFGVPVYVAPSWFIVAALITWVFGGQLDRVLPELGGVRYLVSLFFAVAFYASVLVHELAHTVAALRFKLPVRRIQLQFFGGVSEIEKESETPGREFILAFVGPLLSLVLSGVFYLGMMAVEPGTVPGVLLAGLMISNLIVAAFNLLPGLPLDGGRMLRAVVWKITGKPMAGTVAAAWVGRALAVAVLIGLPLLTHTGALGNATEDIGGMETVTDALLAAILAAIIWTGAGNSLRMARLREHLPELEARTLTRRAVPVESNTPLSEALRRANEAGARALVVVDGHGDPTALVRETAIVGVPEHRRPWVAVSGLAQDLTEGMKVSADLAGEALLDKLRASPATEYLVVEETGEIYGVLSTADVERAFVAAMARPST
- a CDS encoding RecB family exonuclease, producing MSTSQQPTSLSPSRASDFMQCPLLYRFRVIDKLPEKPSEAATRGTLVHAVLERLFDDPAAERTVPRAKAMIPGQWDRLLETKPELSELFAEDAGGERLTGWLGEAEQLVERWFSLEDPTRLEPAEREMFVETELESGLRLRGVIDRVDVAPTGEVRIVDYKTGKAPRPEYSEGALFQMKFYALVIWRLKNVVPRRLQLVYLGSGDVLTYDPVPADLERMERKLLALWDAIKEATGTGDWRPRPTKLCGWCDHQAVCPEFGGTPPVYPLSISPADSAEDGQGRMGPV
- a CDS encoding response regulator; this encodes MAIRVLLVDDQPLLRTGFRMILEAEQDIAVVGEAGDGLQALDQVRALQPDVVLMDIRMPRMDGVEATRQISGPGRDGSAKVLVLTTFDLDEYVVEALRAGASGFLLKDAPANELVQAIRVVAAGEAMLAPSITRRLLDKYADHLPSGEEPVPDTLHTLTEREVEVLKLVARGMSNAEIAADLFVSETTVKTHVGHVLTKLSLRDRVQAAVYAYESGLVRPGAQ